The sequence AAGTTATCGAATGGTGGTTATCCAGTATCGATTGCAACAAAATCTAAAAGAAGAATTTATTTTCCATGAACAACTTTTAAAAGAAATAACGAATTACTTTAAAAGTAAAAAGCAAAACATCTTAGTGGGGCATCGAACAAAAAGTGTGATTATGCTGATTCCTACGAGTTATATGACTCATGAAGGAATTGAACCATATCTTGAGGATGTATTGGATTATCTCTCAACCCAATTTCCGAAAGTAGTTTTTTATGCCGGAGTGAGCAAACAAACAAATCAAATCGGCAGGGCAAATGATAGTTATAATGAAGCATTTACTGCCTTACGAATGGCGACAATGAATCATCGCATCATGAAGTTTGATTCACTTGGTATGGTGGGTCCCTTAATTAATCAAAATAATAAACAAGACATTCGGCTCGTAGCATCAAATTTGCTTGGTGAACTCATTGATCCGTTAACGAATAAAAAACTAGAATTATTGAAAACATTGTATCTATTTCTTGCAAATGGAGGCAATCTGGAACAAACCGCAAATGAAAATGCCTTATCACTCAGCGGATTACGGTACCGAATTTCGAAAATAGAAGAGTTTCTGGGACACAATCTTAGAGACCCATTTTATAACTACCAGATTTATTTAGCGCTGCAGTCATTAATTTTGATCGGTGATTTAGATTTGGATAAAACTGAATAGATGTATAGAATTCTGTCAAAGCCCTCATGCAAAGGGCTTTTTTGCGTTAAAAAAAGTTTATACCAGTTTCGACGATTCCTTCTTGTTTTATCGATCAATCTGAAGGAAGAAGCGGGAAAAATGACCTAATCTGATGAAAACTAGCAGATACCTTCTAAAAAACAAAAATTTTTAGAATATTCATGTTATTGTGCGAATTGGTTAAAATTTGTAATATAAAGATAAGAATTCAACTTCTACATAAATAAAATTCAAATAATTCAATTAAAGAGTGACCGATGCTAATCAACTATTTTTCTATTATTTGAATGTAGAAATGAAAACGTTTTTATTCGTTTTCAGTAAAAGAGTGAAAGGAGTCTCGATCATGCCATTTATCCAAATCAATATAGTAGAAGGGCGTTCGCCCGAGAAAAAGGAAAAATTAATTGCAGAAGTATCTGAGTTAGTATCAGATGTGTTAGAGGCACCGCTTGAAAGTGTTCGTGTCATGATACAGGAAATGCAACCAGAACATTGGGGAATTGCTGGAGAATCCGTGAAGAAAAA is a genomic window of Niallia sp. XMNu-256 containing:
- a CDS encoding 2-hydroxymuconate tautomerase yields the protein MPFIQINIVEGRSPEKKEKLIAEVSELVSDVLEAPLESVRVMIQEMQPEHWGIAGESVKKKRSQANQTIK